One stretch of Bremerella cremea DNA includes these proteins:
- a CDS encoding sulfatase, whose amino-acid sequence MQRSFLVIFGLLLGLPTWIQAEEAQKPNILFISIDDQNDWIGCLGGHPQAITPNIDQIAARGTVFLNAHCQSPLCNPSRTSLMTGRRPSSTGIYGLSPWFRDVPELSDIVTLPQHLHAHGYTNYSTGKIYHGPYGRKKTDQEFQVLGPPAGVGVRPKQKLVNTPSAHPLVDWGTFPHKDEDKGDYQVASWAVNTLNNKPQEPFCLSVGFFLPHVPCYATQKWFDLYPEDELQVPEIIPNDRADTPRFSWYLHWKLPEPRLKFLQDAKQWKNLTRSYLACTSFVDAQIGRIMAALKENGYADNTVIVIWSDHGWHIGEKEITGKNTLWDDGTRVPLIFAGPGITAGQRCTQPAELLDIYPTLSELAGITPPQDLEGHSLVPQLIDAQTERKWPAITTHNHDNHGIRTERWRFIQYADGSQELYDMQADPHEWKNLAGDPNYAETIQELAQFLPPKSKMPAPNSQHRILTYTDGIAIWEGEEIKEGDPIPEID is encoded by the coding sequence ATGCAACGCTCTTTCCTTGTGATCTTCGGATTGCTCCTAGGTTTGCCAACTTGGATCCAAGCCGAAGAAGCTCAAAAACCGAACATCTTGTTCATATCCATCGACGATCAAAACGATTGGATCGGCTGCCTGGGGGGGCATCCTCAGGCCATCACCCCCAATATCGATCAGATTGCGGCCCGCGGCACGGTCTTCTTGAATGCCCACTGCCAATCGCCGCTGTGCAATCCTTCCCGCACGAGCTTGATGACCGGACGACGACCTTCCTCGACCGGCATTTACGGCCTGTCTCCGTGGTTTCGCGATGTGCCGGAACTGTCCGATATCGTTACCTTGCCGCAACATTTGCATGCGCACGGCTACACGAACTATTCGACCGGCAAGATTTATCATGGCCCTTACGGCCGCAAAAAGACCGATCAGGAATTCCAAGTCCTGGGGCCACCTGCCGGGGTTGGCGTGCGTCCTAAACAGAAGCTAGTCAACACGCCTTCTGCCCATCCGCTGGTCGACTGGGGAACCTTTCCGCATAAAGATGAAGACAAAGGAGACTACCAAGTTGCCTCTTGGGCAGTGAATACGTTGAACAACAAACCGCAGGAACCCTTCTGCTTGTCGGTCGGTTTCTTCCTGCCCCATGTACCTTGCTACGCCACGCAAAAATGGTTTGATCTTTACCCGGAAGATGAACTCCAAGTCCCAGAGATCATCCCCAACGATCGCGCCGATACACCTCGCTTTAGTTGGTATCTGCACTGGAAACTGCCCGAACCTCGCTTGAAGTTTCTGCAAGATGCCAAGCAATGGAAGAACCTAACACGTAGTTATTTGGCATGTACCAGCTTTGTCGATGCCCAGATCGGGCGCATTATGGCCGCCCTGAAAGAGAACGGCTATGCCGACAACACGGTGATCGTCATTTGGTCGGATCACGGCTGGCATATTGGCGAAAAGGAAATCACCGGCAAGAACACTCTATGGGACGACGGGACACGTGTGCCACTAATCTTCGCTGGACCTGGGATCACGGCCGGTCAGCGTTGTACCCAGCCGGCAGAACTGCTTGACATTTACCCAACTCTCAGCGAGTTGGCCGGTATTACTCCTCCGCAAGACCTGGAAGGGCACTCGCTAGTGCCGCAACTTATCGATGCCCAAACCGAGCGCAAGTGGCCCGCGATTACCACCCACAATCATGACAACCACGGCATCCGCACCGAGCGTTGGCGATTCATTCAATACGCCGACGGATCGCAAGAGTTGTACGATATGCAAGCTGATCCTCACGAATGGAAAAACCTGGCAGGAGATCCCAACTACGCCGAAACGATCCAAGAGCTCGCACAATTCCTTCCCCCAAAAAGCAAGATGCCAGCCCCGAACAGCCAACATCGGATTCTAACCTACACCGATGGAATCGCGATTTGGGAAGGAGAGGAAATCAAAGAAGGGGATCCAATCCCCGAAATCGACTAG
- a CDS encoding RtcB family protein: MNRRQLTQLGVPAYALNEAVKAVSTSATTNKLRGADLKRQVKQVLAAPEQYVKDSCYGEFATLLVEDPTVEPLHENVEYRTWGEDIDAMAHAQMREACKLPHAAGAAMMPDAHVGYGLPIGGVLGLEGAVVPYAVGVDIACRMKLSVLDLKLDSFVSRFDDYCRALEKGTRFGVGSEHQKPQAHEVMDENWNVTKVTRQSKDKAWRQLGTSGSGNHFVEFGVLTISAEQAAAEDFDLAPGEYVALLSHSGSRGPGAAVCNMYSNIARTKLPKKYEALKNLAWLTLDSEEGQEYWEAMNLMGRFAAANHEVIHRLVSELMGAEIVAGVENHHNFAWKETHGGREMIVHRKGATPAGKGVLGVIPGSMGTPGFVVRGKGEAASFDSASHGAGRCMSRKKANDTFRIQNTRQELKEKGVHILSAGSDEVPGVYKDIHQVMRAQSDLVEIIGQFDPKIVKMCGDGSRAED, translated from the coding sequence ATGAATCGTCGTCAGTTAACGCAGTTGGGTGTTCCCGCATACGCTTTGAACGAAGCGGTTAAGGCCGTATCGACTTCGGCCACTACGAATAAGCTGCGCGGTGCCGACTTGAAGCGACAAGTCAAGCAGGTCCTGGCGGCTCCAGAACAGTATGTAAAGGATTCGTGCTACGGCGAATTCGCGACTTTATTAGTGGAAGATCCCACGGTCGAACCGCTGCACGAGAACGTCGAGTATCGTACTTGGGGCGAGGATATCGACGCGATGGCCCATGCGCAGATGCGCGAAGCTTGTAAGTTGCCGCACGCTGCCGGCGCAGCAATGATGCCGGACGCACACGTCGGATATGGGCTGCCGATTGGCGGAGTGCTGGGCTTGGAAGGTGCTGTTGTACCGTACGCGGTGGGTGTGGACATTGCTTGTCGGATGAAGTTGAGCGTGTTGGATTTGAAACTCGATTCGTTCGTGTCACGCTTCGACGATTACTGCCGCGCATTGGAAAAAGGAACCCGTTTCGGTGTTGGTTCCGAGCATCAGAAGCCGCAAGCACACGAGGTGATGGACGAGAATTGGAACGTCACCAAAGTTACCCGGCAGTCGAAGGACAAGGCTTGGCGGCAGTTGGGAACTTCCGGTTCAGGAAATCACTTTGTGGAATTCGGTGTGCTGACCATATCCGCCGAGCAAGCAGCCGCTGAAGATTTCGACCTGGCCCCCGGCGAGTACGTGGCCCTTTTAAGCCATAGCGGAAGCCGTGGACCAGGGGCGGCGGTGTGCAATATGTACAGCAACATCGCGCGGACCAAACTGCCCAAGAAGTACGAAGCCCTCAAAAACTTGGCTTGGTTAACGCTCGATAGCGAAGAAGGGCAAGAGTATTGGGAAGCAATGAACTTGATGGGGCGTTTTGCCGCAGCCAACCACGAGGTCATCCATCGCCTGGTGAGCGAACTGATGGGAGCCGAGATTGTGGCTGGGGTTGAAAACCACCATAACTTTGCCTGGAAAGAGACGCATGGTGGACGCGAGATGATCGTACATCGCAAGGGAGCAACGCCCGCTGGGAAGGGGGTGTTGGGAGTGATTCCTGGCTCGATGGGGACGCCTGGTTTCGTGGTGCGGGGCAAGGGAGAAGCGGCCAGCTTCGATTCCGCTTCCCACGGTGCTGGCCGTTGTATGTCGCGGAAAAAGGCGAACGATACATTCCGCATCCAAAACACCCGCCAAGAGTTGAAGGAAAAAGGAGTCCATATCTTGTCGGCCGGTTCGGATGAAGTGCCAGGCGTATATAAGGACATCCACCAGGTGATGCGTGCGCAAAGCGATTTGGTGGAAATTATCGGACAGTTCGACCCAAAGATCGTCAAAATGTGTGGAGACGGAAGCCGAGCAGAGGACTAG
- the lhgO gene encoding L-2-hydroxyglutarate oxidase: MDSPECDVVVVGGGIVGLATAYQISRRYPERDIVVLEKEKVLAQHQSGRNSGVLHSGIYYRPGSLKSINCREGRQEMLDFCRTHDIPHEVCGKVIVATEEKELSRLNELFERGVRNGVACEKLDADRLRDFEPNCHGLAALHVQDAGIVDYRRVCFRLCELLQERGGVVQTASQVIQVVAREAEIVVEATTGSWRTQLLINCAGLQSDRVARLCGQQPEVKIVPFRGEYFELGEDAQHLCRNLIYPVPDPGFPFLGVHITRTIHGTVECGPNAVLALAREGYDKWQINWSDVWETLRYRGVHRLLAKHWSAGLEEVRRSFFQSVFLKSLQQLVPAVRSQDLVPAPAGVRAQALRPDGTLADDFVIQREGRFIHVLNAPSPAATSSLNIGGTIANQLNDVLGS; this comes from the coding sequence ATGGATTCGCCGGAGTGCGACGTGGTCGTTGTAGGAGGTGGAATCGTCGGCTTGGCGACTGCTTATCAGATTTCTCGCCGATACCCAGAGCGAGATATTGTCGTTCTCGAAAAAGAAAAAGTGCTCGCTCAGCATCAATCGGGACGTAACTCTGGCGTTTTGCACTCTGGAATTTACTATCGGCCTGGCTCCCTTAAGTCAATCAATTGCCGCGAGGGGCGCCAAGAGATGCTCGACTTCTGTCGAACGCATGACATCCCCCACGAAGTCTGTGGCAAAGTGATCGTCGCTACGGAAGAAAAAGAGTTATCTCGCTTGAACGAATTGTTCGAGCGAGGAGTTCGCAACGGCGTTGCATGCGAGAAACTGGACGCTGATCGGCTCCGCGACTTCGAGCCAAACTGCCACGGTCTCGCCGCTTTGCATGTGCAAGACGCCGGAATCGTTGACTATCGACGCGTGTGCTTTCGCCTCTGCGAATTGCTGCAAGAACGGGGCGGGGTTGTGCAAACTGCTTCGCAGGTCATCCAGGTTGTCGCCAGGGAAGCCGAAATTGTGGTCGAGGCGACTACCGGTTCTTGGCGGACGCAGTTGTTGATCAACTGCGCCGGCTTGCAAAGCGATCGTGTGGCACGGCTGTGTGGTCAGCAACCCGAGGTGAAGATCGTCCCGTTTCGCGGAGAATATTTCGAGCTTGGGGAAGATGCCCAGCATTTGTGCCGCAATTTGATTTACCCGGTGCCTGATCCTGGCTTCCCTTTTCTCGGCGTACACATCACGCGGACGATCCATGGCACCGTTGAATGTGGCCCCAATGCGGTCTTGGCGTTGGCTCGCGAAGGTTATGACAAGTGGCAGATCAATTGGTCCGACGTGTGGGAAACGCTACGTTATCGGGGCGTCCATCGTTTGCTTGCCAAGCACTGGAGTGCAGGACTAGAGGAAGTGCGACGATCGTTTTTTCAGTCTGTATTTCTCAAATCGCTGCAACAGCTGGTGCCCGCAGTGCGTTCTCAAGATCTCGTTCCGGCACCGGCTGGAGTTCGTGCCCAAGCATTGCGGCCTGATGGTACTTTAGCTGATGATTTTGTGATTCAACGCGAAGGGCGGTTCATTCATGTCCTGAATGCTCCTAGTCCTGCAGCGACGTCATCGCTGAATATCGGAGGCACAATCGCGAATCAGCTTAACGATGTTTTGGGAAGTTGA
- a CDS encoding MTH1187 family thiamine-binding protein, with the protein MVLLEFSISPLNKGDSVSQYVARSLKIIAASGLDYRLHAMGTIVEGEISEVLAVLQKCLEAMAADCDRITCTAKLDYRKGYQGRLDSKVKSVLEKVDIPLKTLVEGGPTSSEDQ; encoded by the coding sequence ATGGTTCTGTTAGAATTCAGCATATCTCCTTTAAACAAAGGAGATTCCGTCAGTCAGTACGTTGCTCGCAGTTTGAAAATCATTGCCGCTAGCGGACTCGATTATCGCTTGCACGCTATGGGCACGATTGTCGAAGGTGAAATCAGTGAAGTGCTAGCCGTGCTACAGAAATGCCTGGAAGCGATGGCTGCGGATTGCGACCGCATCACCTGTACGGCCAAGCTGGACTACCGCAAGGGTTACCAAGGGCGTCTCGATTCCAAAGTGAAGAGCGTGCTTGAGAAGGTAGATATACCTTTGAAAACGCTCGTCGAAGGTGGCCCCACTTCCAGCGAAGATCAATAG
- a CDS encoding DUF1207 domain-containing protein, translating into MKHTLRNILNALLLSLALPMMAQAQVQTGWPDPENMFPTHRSQQLQPILDFPTEGQAPQLATVAYQSPLERPMAMSDELSLIDANGDAAWIEPQYSHRVFPGRANDLPIADPLDTTPYEWTLLPAGPVYKSYMAGVKESRLSAHLMKITDDNWMLDGTLGGRFGVMRWGRESATGFLAEGVQWDIEGSAQVRLDIPEEVDVRCVDFRAGTQLTWSYADNPAHRSRFGYYHLSSHLGDEFLLKNPTYPRLNYAHDLLIFGHSYYFTPKLRVYGEVGWAFYHLESDPWEFQFGVEWSPTRKTSFWGEPFLAVGCHLREEVNFGGSFVVQTGWAWVGEIPGRTFRMGMHYHNGDSTQNSFFDNFEQQIGFGIWYDF; encoded by the coding sequence ATGAAACATACTCTCCGGAATATTCTGAACGCCCTTTTACTGTCTCTGGCATTGCCCATGATGGCACAAGCGCAGGTACAGACGGGCTGGCCCGATCCGGAGAACATGTTTCCAACCCATCGCTCGCAACAATTACAACCGATTCTTGATTTTCCCACGGAGGGGCAAGCACCACAACTCGCCACCGTCGCCTATCAAAGTCCTTTAGAGCGACCAATGGCAATGAGTGACGAGCTTTCGTTGATCGATGCCAACGGTGATGCCGCTTGGATTGAACCGCAATACTCGCATCGAGTCTTCCCCGGTCGTGCGAATGATCTTCCCATCGCAGATCCTCTTGATACAACGCCTTACGAATGGACGCTCTTGCCAGCCGGGCCTGTTTACAAATCATATATGGCCGGCGTAAAAGAGTCGCGACTTTCAGCTCACCTTATGAAGATCACCGACGACAACTGGATGCTTGACGGAACGTTAGGCGGTCGCTTTGGGGTGATGCGTTGGGGACGTGAGTCAGCAACCGGCTTTCTCGCAGAAGGTGTGCAGTGGGATATCGAAGGTTCTGCCCAAGTGCGACTCGATATTCCTGAAGAAGTCGACGTCCGCTGTGTCGATTTCCGCGCTGGTACGCAGCTTACATGGAGCTATGCCGACAACCCAGCCCACCGTTCACGTTTTGGGTATTACCATTTAAGTTCGCATTTAGGGGACGAGTTCCTCCTGAAGAACCCGACCTATCCTCGTTTGAACTATGCACACGACTTGTTGATCTTCGGTCACTCGTACTATTTCACACCGAAGCTGCGTGTTTATGGCGAAGTTGGCTGGGCGTTCTATCACTTGGAGTCAGATCCCTGGGAATTTCAATTCGGCGTTGAGTGGTCACCGACGCGGAAAACTAGCTTCTGGGGCGAACCCTTCCTGGCCGTTGGCTGCCACTTGCGAGAAGAAGTCAACTTTGGAGGCAGCTTCGTCGTTCAAACCGGCTGGGCCTGGGTGGGTGAAATCCCGGGACGTACTTTCCGCATGGGCATGCACTACCATAACGGCGACAGCACGCAAAACTCCTTCTTCGACAACTTCGAACAACAAATCGGTTTTGGTATTTGGTACGATTTCTAA
- a CDS encoding S41 family peptidase, with protein MLWKLSGLIALSLLLITPPLTAAEVAKSEDPTDPDNVYANVDEEYVELIQLFADTLDQVDRNYVKDVDRRELMEAAIRGVISKLDPYSNYIAPKDLEGFRTGVENEFGGIGIQVSTRDGHLVVTSPLIGTPAYEAGIIAGDRITHIEGEKTAGISIDDAVKKLKGPVGSSVTMTIYHPSTFESNDVTVRREMVQIETVLGDQRNENGDWDFMLDHENKIGYIRISSFSRHTAEDLRRAVAHLLDEGMKGLILDLRSNPGGMLTSAVEICDMFVEEGKIVSTEGRNSPKRVWTAEEEGTLPDFPLIVLIDHYSASASEIVSACLQDHKRATIMGERSWGKGSVQNIIELEEGKSALKLTTAGYQRPSGEKIHRFEGDTEDDKWGVSPDEGYALKMDRDQKATYHTYRRLRDMDTIIPHPPAPEPELPEIDPVLSKALETLKSETSSS; from the coding sequence ATGCTGTGGAAACTCTCTGGCCTGATCGCTCTGTCCCTGCTCTTGATCACCCCTCCTCTTACCGCTGCCGAGGTCGCCAAAAGCGAAGACCCCACCGATCCAGATAACGTTTACGCCAATGTCGACGAAGAGTATGTCGAACTGATCCAACTCTTTGCCGATACGCTCGATCAGGTCGATCGGAATTATGTGAAAGATGTCGACCGTCGCGAACTAATGGAGGCGGCCATTCGCGGTGTAATCTCGAAGCTCGACCCATACTCTAACTACATTGCGCCAAAAGACTTAGAAGGCTTCCGCACCGGTGTTGAAAATGAATTTGGCGGAATCGGCATTCAAGTCTCTACCCGCGACGGGCACTTGGTCGTGACGAGTCCGCTGATCGGCACACCAGCCTACGAGGCAGGAATCATCGCTGGCGACCGGATTACCCATATCGAGGGGGAAAAGACAGCCGGTATTTCGATAGACGATGCCGTCAAAAAGCTAAAAGGCCCGGTGGGATCGAGTGTCACGATGACGATTTACCACCCAAGTACCTTCGAAAGCAACGACGTCACAGTCCGTCGCGAAATGGTTCAAATCGAAACCGTCTTGGGAGATCAGCGGAACGAGAACGGCGACTGGGATTTCATGCTCGATCACGAAAACAAGATCGGCTACATCCGTATTTCCTCTTTCAGCCGCCACACGGCGGAAGATCTTCGACGAGCCGTTGCCCACTTGCTGGATGAGGGCATGAAGGGACTGATCCTTGATTTACGCTCGAATCCTGGCGGTATGCTGACTTCAGCCGTTGAGATTTGCGATATGTTTGTCGAAGAAGGGAAGATTGTCAGCACCGAGGGGCGTAATTCTCCGAAAAGGGTTTGGACAGCGGAAGAAGAAGGAACGCTGCCGGACTTTCCGCTAATCGTTCTGATTGACCACTATAGCGCCAGTGCCAGCGAGATTGTTTCCGCCTGTTTGCAAGATCACAAACGAGCCACCATCATGGGCGAACGCAGCTGGGGCAAAGGCAGCGTCCAAAACATCATTGAACTGGAAGAAGGCAAAAGTGCCTTGAAACTGACCACGGCAGGCTATCAGCGTCCTAGCGGCGAAAAAATCCATCGCTTCGAGGGGGACACCGAAGATGACAAGTGGGGCGTCTCGCCAGACGAAGGTTATGCCTTGAAAATGGATCGAGACCAAAAGGCAACCTACCATACCTACCGTCGTTTGCGAGATATGGATACGATCATTCCACACCCCCCTGCTCCAGAACCAGAACTGCCCGAAATCGATCCGGTTCTCAGCAAGGCTCTGGAAACCCTGAAGTCTGAGACTTCATCGTCCTAA
- the tsaD gene encoding tRNA (adenosine(37)-N6)-threonylcarbamoyltransferase complex transferase subunit TsaD, protein MKILTLETTCDETAAAVITDELNVLSSVVASQDELHQKFAGVVPEIAARAHLERCLPVIHEAVHKANLELSDIDAVAVAHMPGLAGSLLVGVTAAKTLAWLLDRPLIGINHLQGHIYACQVAFKKPIFPCIGLIISGGHSTIYHCRSPFDFEPLGGTIDDAAGESFDKVASMLGLPYPGGPSLSKCALNGDPKAYAFPRPFLNDSSRLDFSFSGLKTAVRYEIAGPGAVDFKSLVIDDQRKADIAASFEQAVVDCLVGKTMLAMQKTGISRVCVGGGVAANRRFREALEQRVAAEGGELMIAPMHLCTDNAVLGAIAIEKIKAGQVDDLSLDAVPGLIRS, encoded by the coding sequence ATGAAAATCCTGACGCTCGAAACCACGTGCGACGAAACCGCCGCAGCCGTGATTACGGACGAACTCAACGTTCTCTCGTCGGTGGTTGCATCGCAAGATGAACTTCATCAGAAGTTTGCCGGGGTGGTTCCAGAGATTGCTGCCCGGGCTCATCTCGAACGCTGTCTGCCGGTCATTCACGAAGCTGTCCACAAAGCCAATCTTGAATTATCGGATATCGATGCCGTAGCCGTCGCTCACATGCCTGGCCTGGCGGGCTCGCTTCTGGTTGGCGTGACAGCAGCAAAGACTTTGGCTTGGCTGTTGGATCGTCCCTTGATTGGCATTAACCACTTACAAGGGCACATCTATGCCTGCCAAGTAGCGTTCAAAAAGCCAATCTTTCCCTGCATTGGGTTGATCATAAGTGGTGGCCATTCAACGATTTACCATTGCCGTAGCCCGTTCGACTTTGAGCCCCTCGGCGGAACCATCGACGACGCCGCCGGTGAGTCCTTCGACAAAGTGGCCTCGATGCTAGGCTTGCCCTATCCTGGCGGGCCTTCGTTGTCGAAGTGCGCCCTCAACGGCGATCCGAAGGCATACGCTTTCCCGCGTCCGTTTCTGAACGACTCGTCGCGGCTCGACTTTAGTTTCAGTGGTCTAAAAACAGCCGTTCGATACGAAATCGCCGGCCCTGGCGCGGTTGATTTTAAGTCGCTCGTGATTGACGACCAACGCAAGGCGGATATCGCCGCCAGTTTTGAACAGGCGGTTGTTGACTGCTTGGTTGGTAAAACCATGCTGGCGATGCAGAAGACGGGCATTTCCCGTGTTTGTGTGGGTGGGGGTGTGGCTGCGAATCGACGCTTCCGAGAAGCCCTGGAGCAACGCGTTGCGGCAGAAGGGGGAGAACTGATGATTGCTCCCATGCACCTATGCACCGACAATGCCGTGCTAGGCGCGATCGCCATAGAAAAAATAAAAGCCGGGCAGGTCGACGATCTTTCGCTCGACGCCGTGCCCGGCTTGATTCGCTCTTAA